Part of the bacterium genome is shown below.
AACAAATGATTCGGGCATTACTCAGTTTACTGGCTGGGGCAGGGATGAGCCGTCTGATACGCCGCTAGTAAAACCCTGGGTATTAGGAACATTTTGGGGTGGTGAAAGTGAATTCAATCTTCTTAGCCAAGATAAAAGCATCTATCCGGGAATAAAAATAGATTTTTACAGCGATAATCGCGCTGGCAATGTTTTAGAAACGAAAGATTTTGATATAGCAACTAATTATCTTGCTACTACGGATGATTTGCTTTCAAGCCATTCCATTATTGATAAAGAGGCGGCAGTTATTCATATAGATAGATTCAGGGACAAATCGCTAATTTCTCCAAAAAGCGTCTCTGCCAATTCTATTACTAACAGAAAGAACTCCGAATACGATACAGCTTGGGCGGTCGATACAGGGGATAGTTCGGTAGTGAAATATACTCAAGAATGGGAATATAGAAGGACAATCAGCATAGACCCGACAAAAATAGACGCTCCGGGTTTAACCAATTTCCCATTAATGGTCAAGCTTGATTCAACCCGAATTGATTACGGCAATACAAAAGATAATGGCGAAGATATAAGGTTTACTGATGTGGAAGGCACTCCGTTAAGATATGAAATAGAAAAATGGGATGAGACCGATCCTTCCGTTGTTTGGGTCAAGGTGCCCGAGATAAGTAATACAGATACTACCATTGTATATATGTATTACGGTAACTCTGATGCTACCGATGCGCAGGACACACAAAATGTATGGGATAGCAACTTCAAGATGGTTCAGCATTTGGATGAGACATCGGGGACACATTATGATTCAACAGCTAATGCGAATAATGGAACTCCTATCGGAGGAGTAATCCAAAACGCTACTGGCAAAATAGATGGAACTGATGATTTTGATATCGGCTATATTGAAGTACCTGGTTCCAGTAGCTTAAACTTTGGTTCGGGTACAGATTTTACAATGACGGCATGGATAAAGGCAGCGGTAACACAACCAAATTATCCTGCAATAATAGGTAGAAGAAACCCAGATCCTTACAATGGTTATATATTTTTTCTTTTCAATAATGGGAAATTGGCAGTCCAATTGAATGATGGTGCCGGGACAAACTATCAATCGACAAGTAGTGACCTGCGTGATGATACTTGGCATCATGTAGTGGCAACTGGTGATAGGAATGGTTTTTTAATCTTTTATGTTGATGGTGTGTTCCAAGGCCAATTTGGTATTTCCAGTAAAGGAAGTATTGACTCAACCAGGAATGTGTTTATTGGATGGGAGGAGGGAAATCCTGGGGCAGCATATTTTGACGGCATGATTGACGAAGTTCGTATCTCTGATATAGCACGTTCTGCAGAATGGATTAAAGCAAGTTATTATTCCCAAAACAATGACCTTTTAAGTTATGAAGAAACGGAATTTTTCGGTACTCAAATAAATAAAGACGGCGCGTATGGAATTGGCAGGATTAAAAATACTGGGGATACCGTTATAGGAATTATAAACAACAACATTGTATCGGCCTCCATCGGAAGCGGATGGCAGCAAGTTGTTCTGGTTTATGATGGCGTCACTCAAAAATTATATGTCGGCGGAGATTTGGTGGCGGATACCGATTTGTCTGAACCGATAAACATCAATATCAATGACTTTATAATTGGGGGTAGTAGTTTTAATGGTCCTATCGACGAAATCCGCATTTCCGATACAGCCCTTTCTGACTCATGGATTAAGGCGAGTTTTGCCTCGGAAAGTGATAAATTTATTGACTACGACGAGCCAGAAGAATCTATCGGGCTTACATTAGAACCGGCTTTGAACAACAATATATTAGACGGTTCCTCTGTTGCCAGAGAACTTGCCAGAATTAGCGGATTTACCGAACCGGTGGCGGTTGCCGTTGATTTTGCTTCCGGTGATTGCTGGGTAGCGGATGGTAGTGATACGGTGGTTTGGATAAATGGTGATATTGGCGAAGCGGATATATCTACGGCAGGATATAATATTAACACTAATGCCGGCTATCACAGAATAATAACAGGTTTTGCTGACCCTGTTTCCGTAGCTATCGACCCTCTTTCCGGTGATTGCTGGGTTGCGTGTAATGATAATGCGGATTCATATATTGTCCGGTTGGATAAAGATGTTTCGGACGGTTACGCTCTAAACGGCAATCGTCATATTAAAATTTACGGGTTTGATTTGCCTAATGCGGTATCTATTGACCCTTCCACAGGCGATTGTTATGTTGCTGACGGAACTGATGGCGGACAGATTGTCCGACTCGCTCCCGAAGGACATAAATATACCGGATATATGGTGGACGGCAGTTATAGCGAAGGCGACGCTATTATTAATTTGTCTTTAGATACTATCGCTGATAGTCAGGACACTCTGCTTTATCGTCCTCTCAAAGTAAGTTTCGGAAATTTCACTACTGATATAGAACCTGTTTATGAAATAGAAAGCGTTGAATATGACAATGTTAATGATAACGCGGTTATAACGATTCTTTCTGGGCTTGAGCAAAATATATCAAGCGGAATTAAACTTAACAAGGAACTTGCAAGAGTAGGCGGGTTTGATTCGCCGACCGCTTTGTCAGCTTTTAAAGGCTCTGATTTGGGGTTGGGACTGCATCCTTGGCGTTTGCAGGTAAGAGAATTTTATGATGTAGCCGGAGTAAAATATCCGTCTGAGGGCGATGACGGATGGAGAGACTTTCCGGCTAATATACCTATTCACGATGCTACTCCTCAGTTCAGGTGGAGATATATAGATATAGACGGCGATTATAGGCCGCTGGATTCATATCAGATAAGAATTTGGACGCTTCTTGATGATGGCGGTGATTTTGTGTTAGATCTTGTATGGGATTCTGATGAATTACCGGTTGACTCAGGACGCGAAATTTATCCGGGACAATGGATATACTCAGATTGGGATAATGTTTCGGGAACTAACAAAGAAAACGATTCGACGGGTATTTATAGCACAGATTATGGTAGTTCCGACGAGGATGACTGCCCAGACCTTTCGCAGATTGACGACCCCGATACTGATTTAGGCGACAGAACATATTTTGTCCAGTTGATGGTTAAAAATAGAATTAATTTAAGTAGCGATACCTATCCACAGGGAGAACCACCAAGTTCCGATACGTCTATTATCGTCTTTACTTTAGATAAGACGCCGCCCGGTTCATACAGAGTTTGCGGGACGGAAGTTTTTGTGCCTGTGCCGTATGATAATACGGATAATGATAAAGACAATATAAAGAAGGATTACACGACTCCTACTACTATTATAGATGCCGACTATTACCAGACGGATAATTATTATTGGGACGAGGTCTGGGTTCAGTGGGACGGCGGAGATACGGAAATTGTAGGCAATACTTCTATGTGGATTCCCAAAAAACAAGTAACTGTTAGAACTAAAGTAAAAGACAGGAATAATGAGAATCTGCCTGAAGGGACTGAGCCGGAACACAAAGGACATAATACTACGCCTGTTACGGAATTTCCGGAAGATGCTACAAATTGTTCCGGAATATCGCTTAACGCTCAATATAGGTTCCGTTCTACATTAATGGCGGCTGATGAATGGAGCGAGTGGTTTGATTGTGAGGAAGTTCGTCTTTATGATGAAGATGCCCTTATGTCCAATAATCAGGGACAGCGTTTGCTTCAGGGGGGTGTAAAAGATGACTTTGTTTGGTTGTATGCGAAGAATGTGCTGTTTGCCGACGGTGATACGAATCTTATTCAATTTAGAGTTCTTGATGAAGGATATATGGAAGTGAGTAAGATTGCAGAAAATGCTTTAGGTGACACGGCAGAAGTCTGGATTGCGCCCAATATGGGTTATTCGCATGCGGATACAATAATAGAAAAGATTAGCAGTATAGAACATCAGACATCAAGTGTGGAATTTGGTTATAAACTAAAAATCGATTCAAATGTTCCTCAAGTTATACTTGTTAACTATCCGTCTAATCCGTATCCGCATAGTTTTGCTTCTTTTAAATGGGTTGCGATTGATACGACTCCGTGTCGGTTCAAATACAAATTGGAGTGGCTGGATAATAGCGATAATTGGGTTGCTGATAATGATGGTGATGCAAGTGACGGCGAAGATTGTGGTTCGGGAACAACAGGTTATTCTAGTTCAAACGATGACGAAGATTGGACTATTGATGCAACTTCTGTGTCTTATGAAAACTTACAAGTGGGCAGATTGTATAGGTTCTGGGTAAAAGCGAAAGATTTGGACGGGGTCGCTTGTGACATTGCCAATGTTTCGCGCAGAGTTTCAACTCCTGCCGTCTGGGTATGGTATGTTTCTCCCGAAGTTCCTAATACGATTATTACTTATGGGCCGTCGGGGCAAACCACAAATAATTCTCCTACTTTCAGATGGAGAGGAGTAGGGGGAATGCCGCCGTATACATATAATTGGAAATTGCGCGGATCTTCTTTACATGACGAGGGAGTCTCATATACCTATAAGGATGATTTTCCTCCTTTAAATCCGGGCACTTATGTCTTTGAAGTACGGGCAAGCGATAACAACGGAAGCGACCCGACTCCTGCAAGGAGAATATTTACGGTAGTTGATCCGGATCATCCGCCGTATTCTACTGTTTCTCCCAAAAACATTTATAAATATTTCCGCGAAAT
Proteins encoded:
- a CDS encoding DUF2341 domain-containing protein — translated: MNKLFKNKFLRENLVLLIILGLIFPQYAFSDAWVADTGNDQVSRLYKDGHAPTVIKVTDVGEDGDTVAVNINPTGLFYPGLKLSFGMNRADVYEIDSVDSDIVNGWVIKFTSPSPNLVDEEVTADSPIYMELVRSGGFESPVSVSTNTYNTKVWFADDSTNDSGITQFTGWGRDEPSDTPLVKPWVLGTFWGGESEFNLLSQDKSIYPGIKIDFYSDNRAGNVLETKDFDIATNYLATTDDLLSSHSIIDKEAAVIHIDRFRDKSLISPKSVSANSITNRKNSEYDTAWAVDTGDSSVVKYTQEWEYRRTISIDPTKIDAPGLTNFPLMVKLDSTRIDYGNTKDNGEDIRFTDVEGTPLRYEIEKWDETDPSVVWVKVPEISNTDTTIVYMYYGNSDATDAQDTQNVWDSNFKMVQHLDETSGTHYDSTANANNGTPIGGVIQNATGKIDGTDDFDIGYIEVPGSSSLNFGSGTDFTMTAWIKAAVTQPNYPAIIGRRNPDPYNGYIFFLFNNGKLAVQLNDGAGTNYQSTSSDLRDDTWHHVVATGDRNGFLIFYVDGVFQGQFGISSKGSIDSTRNVFIGWEEGNPGAAYFDGMIDEVRISDIARSAEWIKASYYSQNNDLLSYEETEFFGTQINKDGAYGIGRIKNTGDTVIGIINNNIVSASIGSGWQQVVLVYDGVTQKLYVGGDLVADTDLSEPINININDFIIGGSSFNGPIDEIRISDTALSDSWIKASFASESDKFIDYDEPEESIGLTLEPALNNNILDGSSVARELARISGFTEPVAVAVDFASGDCWVADGSDTVVWINGDIGEADISTAGYNINTNAGYHRIITGFADPVSVAIDPLSGDCWVACNDNADSYIVRLDKDVSDGYALNGNRHIKIYGFDLPNAVSIDPSTGDCYVADGTDGGQIVRLAPEGHKYTGYMVDGSYSEGDAIINLSLDTIADSQDTLLYRPLKVSFGNFTTDIEPVYEIESVEYDNVNDNAVITILSGLEQNISSGIKLNKELARVGGFDSPTALSAFKGSDLGLGLHPWRLQVREFYDVAGVKYPSEGDDGWRDFPANIPIHDATPQFRWRYIDIDGDYRPLDSYQIRIWTLLDDGGDFVLDLVWDSDELPVDSGREIYPGQWIYSDWDNVSGTNKENDSTGIYSTDYGSSDEDDCPDLSQIDDPDTDLGDRTYFVQLMVKNRINLSSDTYPQGEPPSSDTSIIVFTLDKTPPGSYRVCGTEVFVPVPYDNTDNDKDNIKKDYTTPTTIIDADYYQTDNYYWDEVWVQWDGGDTEIVGNTSMWIPKKQVTVRTKVKDRNNENLPEGTEPEHKGHNTTPVTEFPEDATNCSGISLNAQYRFRSTLMAADEWSEWFDCEEVRLYDEDALMSNNQGQRLLQGGVKDDFVWLYAKNVLFADGDTNLIQFRVLDEGYMEVSKIAENALGDTAEVWIAPNMGYSHADTIIEKISSIEHQTSSVEFGYKLKIDSNVPQVILVNYPSNPYPHSFASFKWVAIDTTPCRFKYKLEWLDNSDNWVADNDGDASDGEDCGSGTTGYSSSNDDEDWTIDATSVSYENLQVGRLYRFWVKAKDLDGVACDIANVSRRVSTPAVWVWYVSPEVPNTIITYGPSGQTTNNSPTFRWRGVGGMPPYTYNWKLRGSSLHDEGVSYTYKDDFPPLNPGTYVFEVRASDNNGSDPTPARRIFTVVDPDHPPYSTVSPKNIYKYFREIGE